Genomic window (Drosophila willistoni isolate 14030-0811.24 chromosome 2L unlocalized genomic scaffold, UCI_dwil_1.1 Seg196, whole genome shotgun sequence):
TTGCCCAATCAGGATGAACCTGTAATGCTTACAACCGATATTGATGAGGCCCTGGCCATGAGTCCAGCCGAAGCTGGTTGGGGTGGTTCGAGATGTGGATCTGTTTTGCGTTCTGTAGCCGTTGTGGAATTCATTAATATGCCCACGCATGTGACTGTGGTTGAGGATAATCGTCATGTTCTGATCACAAATTCAAGTTGTATGCAAATATCCTATTTATTAATCTATGGTCAGAGTTGTGATGCCTACGAGCAATCGATGGAGCAGCCCTGCAAACGTCTACTCAGATGGGTAGATGCTAATCGATATGTCCTTTCAATGGGTCTGTATGTATTGGGTTTGTCGATTGTCTCACAAACTGGACGTGGATATATTCGTAGTGTTGGGAAAACtggatttctattttttaagaAATGTTTACTCGAAATTTAAAGCGATAATTATTGATTAAACAGCGTCATTACTTTTATTAGACAAAAAGTCTTGATGTTGTTTAGCAAATAAGTTTgcaattgaattaaaaaagaatttgaaTTCAGTTAAGGCGTTTTATTTCTCAAAATAGTTGGcatcaatttaaaaaaaatcatcgGAAGTGTTCAAGCGCTCATCCGTGTCATTTTGTGGAACAGAAACGTCTTCATGGTTGGAAACGTTGCCAAAAACATCAAAAGGAGTCGAATTGTAGACATTAGCACCGAAATGATCACCCTCCTGTTGATAACGCTGCATTTCGTTTCCCTGGCGGACAATACGAATTAGGTTTTTATGGCGATTCGCATCGTTCTCGTTTAGATCCAGCAGCGGCACCTTGTTCTCACCACGAAAGAAACGATCAAGTTGAAAGCGACCTTCACCGGGTTCGTTGCCGTAATCGATGTCATCCTGCTGATAAGGGTGTCCTTGGCGAATTTGGTTTCTATTGTGATTTGCAGCGTTCTCGTGTAGATCCAGCAACGGCACCTTGTTCTCACCACGAATGAAACGATCGAGTTGGAAGCGACCTTCACCAGGTTCGTTGCCGCAATCGATGTCATCCTGCTGATAAGGATGTCCTTGACGCTGCCTGCGTAAGTCACGTTGAGGGACCTCGTCTTCAGCTCGCTTCCTGTGCATTTCCCAAAACAATCTTTGACGCTCTTGCATTACTTCACGTTGACGAAGCTCCTCGCGCAAACGATTAGTTTCACGTTCATTGCGTATATACTCCAATTGAGCCATTAGTTTATCCTCTTCTTTTCGTAGCTCCCGCTTGAGTTCTTCTTGCTTCATTTTGAATTCATTGTGCAATATTTTCCACTTGCCCCCATAGTCATGCTCAAACGTATTAAATTCGGCAAAACGCGGCCCAACGCTGCGTTCTGCAATGAAATCTGGCATCCTTTTATTAAGAGAATTCTCGGGCAATCCCCCAATAGTATCGATCAATTCCTTCGGTTCCACCACACAAGGGCGTAGCGATGCAGTCAAAAAGAAGCATTTCTCCTGGCACATCCGTAGACACATTTTGGCCGTCGAGTTTTTGACAAAGTCAACGTAACCCTCACCCAATGACTTGCCACGATCATCCACTTTAATGGTGGCTCGTTCAATCGGTCCAAAGATCTCGAACGACTTGTAAAGCAACTCGTTGGAAACGAAACCATTGAGATTACTCACACGTACTGAAGATGCTTTGGGGGCAAAGCTAACGCGCAACTGCCGTCCATCGTACATGCTTCCATCCAGAGCCAGTTTGGCTTTGACCGCATTATCGTATAGGTCAACCCTTAGAAAGGTAAAATTCTTTCTGGGATTACTGAAAATGTCGTCGATCTCTCCGAATGGTTTAAATAATTCACGCAAGTCACTTTCTTTAGTATTTGCACCCAGATTGCCTATATAGAGACGACTGCGACCACTGAATTTGATTATCTGATCCTCAATCGGCTCTAGGTCCAGAGTAGGCTCCGATAGTTGGCGTAGCTTTTGGCCAAAATTCTGCGGCCCATCATTCTTTTGTCCAGTAAATTGAGACGAATGCGCATTCTCATGTCCAAAATTCCCAGAGTTGTTATCTAGGTTCTTTTTATTCTGCATtgcaccagcaccaccacgaGGACGTTTTCGATTGCGTGGTGTTTCACCACGAAAGTCATCAGAGTTCATCTTGTCGCCGCTTTCACCACCATTCTTATAAGAGTGAACTTTCTCCAGTGCTATTTCATCTTCGGTTAAATCAATAGAATCATCTTCTTCCACAAAGTTGGCCATTTTGAAACTTATAGAAAAAATTCAGTCTCCAGTCTTGAATTGTTCCAGCACAACCTTCTCTCAGAACGTAAATCGAAAAGTGAATTCACAAACTGACGTTATTGGCAAAAGTTAAATTGACAAACAAAACACGCAGCTTACTGCGATGggttatttttaaaataagtgtggaaaaacataaaatacgCAAGTGTTGAAAACTGAGATTTGAGTTATTTACAAAAAGTATCTGTTGACATTTGGGAACagtaagaaaatatgaaaaacaccaaacaaatttattttaagtaAGTCTTAAGTTAAAAGATTGTAATAGAACCTTTTCCAATTGAAACATCGAAAATAAGGACACAATAAAGTTTAATATTATAACTTTATATGTGTAAGTGTAAGTAATCACCTAACGAATCAAGGGAAAAGGAGTCGGGATTAATATCGTTACGTGaagattataaaattttatgttaaatttttgaattttatagtttttatagAATTTTGAGGTAATAACTCCCTTTAAAATGATAAATTGTGTTTACAGGGCTATACccaatatatatagatataggaTATGGGATAAAAGTATGTATCTATTATCCTTATACACAAAACAAGACAAATAGAGCACAAGAAATTAGCTTAAGTTAGTTAAGTTATAGTATGTAactataaacaaatttaaatataaaaatagtGAACAATAGTTTAAACTAGGCTAATAGTTAGACTTACTACTAAAATCTATCACTAAATGCTAAAGCTTTTGTCTATTGGTGAAGAGCAGCGAATCCAGCTtgattaattttgaaattattattcaaAAAAGTCGGAAAATgcacttttttaaattttctaatatTCTCGAGCATTTTCATTGTAATTGCTGTGCTCTctgatcaaaaaaaaataatcaattaatattttcctgtatttttttggttaaagGAAAAACCCAAGGGATAGTTAGGACTGCTGGCCCTTCGTCCCGCCCATTTAACCGCCCACCAACGAGTGTCGCCtcctgctgatgttgctgccgCTAAGACCccataaataacaacaatttagCATTTACAAGTGACGCagtaaaaaatttatatgctCTCgcacattttcaattttctgcAATTTTTCTAGCAATTGTGTGAAATTCCTTGCGGCTATTGGGCAGAGGCAGTCAGATGAGGGCAGCCGGGGACGGGTGGACGGGGATGGGAGAGAAAACGTTGCATGCAGCAGGCAGGACATGGACATAGACAGATTTGTGTATGTGCGAGCCAAAAcccacatgcacacacacacaactctCTGTCTCCAACTCGAACTGGATGGCATTATGGGCTAGCTAGATGGctagctggctggctggctggctggctgctgctgttggctgGACACTTTTAAGGGGCGGGCAATTTAGTGACTAG
Coding sequences:
- the LOC6639986 gene encoding protein no-on-transient A, which encodes MANFVEEDDSIDLTEDEIALEKVHSYKNGGESGDKMNSDDFRGETPRNRKRPRGGAGAMQNKKNLDNNSGNFGHENAHSSQFTGQKNDGPQNFGQKLRQLSEPTLDLEPIEDQIIKFSGRSRLYIGNLGANTKESDLRELFKPFGEIDDIFSNPRKNFTFLRVDLYDNAVKAKLALDGSMYDGRQLRVSFAPKASSVRVSNLNGFVSNELLYKSFEIFGPIERATIKVDDRGKSLGEGYVDFVKNSTAKMCLRMCQEKCFFLTASLRPCVVEPKELIDTIGGLPENSLNKRMPDFIAERSVGPRFAEFNTFEHDYGGKWKILHNEFKMKQEELKRELRKEEDKLMAQLEYIRNERETNRLREELRQREVMQERQRLFWEMHRKRAEDEVPQRDLRRQRQGHPYQQDDIDCGNEPGEGRFQLDRFIRGENKVPLLDLHENAANHNRNQIRQGHPYQQDDIDYGNEPGEGRFQLDRFFRGENKVPLLDLNENDANRHKNLIRIVRQGNEMQRYQQEGDHFGANVYNSTPFDVFGNVSNHEDVSVPQNDTDERLNTSDDFF